A window from Drosophila yakuba strain Tai18E2 chromosome 3L, Prin_Dyak_Tai18E2_2.1, whole genome shotgun sequence encodes these proteins:
- the LOC6532965 gene encoding protein LLP homolog, whose amino-acid sequence MGRNNRSRKRRDEMNKIKKARYEAKELFRLKKTLGLLDADGNEIMKDISDVVEIKTSKELKREAKSKEEQELIYEHQESLEKGEKVKVTNEKTGVDHIFNSKTLKDQYGNYPAWFKKKKTAKRLRKKQHSQKKNFKQAWTTVNVPL is encoded by the exons ATGGGCAGAAACAATCGGTCCAGAAAACGGCGCGATGAAATGAATAAGATAAAGAAGGCGCGGTATGAAGCCAAGGAGTTATTTCGACTGAAGAAAACTCTGGGACTCCTAGATGCCGATGGAAATGAGATCATGAAGGATATCAGCGATGTGGTCGAAATAAAGACCTCCAAGGAGCTGAAAAGG GAGGCCAAATCCAAGGAGGAGCAAGAACTGATCTACGAGCACCAGGAGAGTCTGGAGAAGGGCGAGAAAGTCAAGGTGACCAACGAAAAAACGGGCGTAGATCACATATTCAACAGCAAAACCCTCAAGGATCAGTACGGCAATTATCCTGCGTGGTTCAAGAAGAAGAAGACCGCCAAGCGTCTAAGGAAGAAGCAGCACTCGCAGAAAAAGAACTTCAAACAGGCCTGGACCACGGTTAATGTTCCCCTCTAG
- the LOC6532966 gene encoding uncharacterized protein LOC6532966 isoform X2 — protein sequence MLSSLASYLFGSATSDSISQEAKPAQNQPNSNPGPTSDPAAGDVIEVTSSTPSVAGSNRGAVRAANGKRGKNRRGKQQQRSNLQQQQQQRKQQPAITKLLTPAGEITDEDFDEDEWYIVENDVEEYDSLPRSDSEEELSVVEVSQPRPSALATVPTGTTAASCRRRQGVNTYSLYSGPRPQQQRNYLQRSRVSRPLSISTLSPPRSVPALGAGDPDTLTQSLYVASPSGSDQSQGANVLMEESCMSVYRSIRSTQEGTESFVNLDLGVSAEVPQQREEPESQAEEPQEQRQVLQEQRATNARFDRHAAAQLKQQTLARQSQKSNNKKQHQQLCRSAIKRANKVRDFQAKANRPRRSEMQHCKLVSGANNNRSKCCY from the exons ATGTTAAGCAGCCTCGCCTCGTATCTCTTTGGATCAGCCACATCCGATTCCATTAGCCAAGAAGCCAAGCCCGCCCAGAATCAACCCAACTCGAATCCCGGCCCGACCAGCGATCCCGCAGCTGGCGATGTAATTGAGGTCACCTCCTCGACGCCCTCGGTAGCGGGCAGCAATCGTGGCGCGGTACGCGCCGCCAACGGCAAGCGGGGCAAGAACAGGCGTggcaagcagcagcagcggtccaacctgcagcagcagcagcagcagcggaagCAGCAGCCAGCGATCACCAAGTTGCTGACGCCCGCGGGCGAGATCACCGACGAGGACTTCGACGAGGACGAATGGTACATTGTGGAGAACGATG TCGAGGAGTACGACTCCCTGCCGCGCAGCGACTCCGAGGAGGAGCTCTCCGTGGTGGAGGTGTCGCAGCCGCGTCCCTCTGCATTGGCAACGGTGCCCACTGGCACCACAGCGGCCAGCTGCCGTCGCCGGCAGGGCGTCAACACGTATTCACTGTACAGTGGGCCgcggccgcagcagcagcgcaacTATCTGCAACGCTCGCGCGTCTCGAGGCCGCTGAGCATCAGCACCCTCAGCCCGCCCAGAAGTGTGCCCGCTCTGGGGGCAGGTGATCCTGACACTCTGACCCAGTCGCTGTACGTGGCCTCGCCGAGCGGCAGTGACCAGAGTCAGGGTGCTAACGTGCTGATGGAGGAGTCCTG CATGTCCGTTTATCGTAGTATTAGGTCCACCCAGGAGGGAACCGAAAGTTTTGTTAATCTTGATCTCGGTGTGTCGGCGGAGGTGCCGCAGCAGCGGGAGGAGCCCGAGTCGCAGGCTGAGGAGCCACAGGAGCAGCGCCAGGTGCTCCAGGAGCAGCGTGCCACCAACGCTCGCTTCGATCGCCATGCGGCTGCCCAGCTGAAGCAGCAGACGCTGGCTCGTCAGAGCCAGAAG agcaacaacaagaagcagcaccagcagctaTGCCGCAGTGCCATCAAGCGGGCCAACAAGGTGCGCGACTTCCAGGCCAAGGCCAACCGCCCGCGCCGCTCGGAGATGCAGCACTGCAAGCTGGTCAGCGGCGCCAACAACAACCGCAGCAAGTGCTGCTACTAG
- the LOC6532966 gene encoding uncharacterized protein LOC6532966 isoform X1, whose translation MLSSLASYLFGSATSDSISQEAKPAQNQPNSNPGPTSDPAAGDVIEVTSSTPSVAGSNRGAVRAANGKRGKNRRGKQQQRSNLQQQQQQRKQQPAITKLLTPAGEITDEDFDEDEWYIVENDVEEYDSLPRSDSEEELSVVEVSQPRPSALATVPTGTTAASCRRRQGVNTYSLYSGPRPQQQRNYLQRSRVSRPLSISTLSPPRSVPALGAGDPDTLTQSLYVASPSGSDQSQGANVLMEESWYVTPPPCFTSIGPINMETSPFENLLIEHPSMSVYRSIRSTQEGTESFVNLDLGVSAEVPQQREEPESQAEEPQEQRQVLQEQRATNARFDRHAAAQLKQQTLARQSQKSNNKKQHQQLCRSAIKRANKVRDFQAKANRPRRSEMQHCKLVSGANNNRSKCCY comes from the exons ATGTTAAGCAGCCTCGCCTCGTATCTCTTTGGATCAGCCACATCCGATTCCATTAGCCAAGAAGCCAAGCCCGCCCAGAATCAACCCAACTCGAATCCCGGCCCGACCAGCGATCCCGCAGCTGGCGATGTAATTGAGGTCACCTCCTCGACGCCCTCGGTAGCGGGCAGCAATCGTGGCGCGGTACGCGCCGCCAACGGCAAGCGGGGCAAGAACAGGCGTggcaagcagcagcagcggtccaacctgcagcagcagcagcagcagcggaagCAGCAGCCAGCGATCACCAAGTTGCTGACGCCCGCGGGCGAGATCACCGACGAGGACTTCGACGAGGACGAATGGTACATTGTGGAGAACGATG TCGAGGAGTACGACTCCCTGCCGCGCAGCGACTCCGAGGAGGAGCTCTCCGTGGTGGAGGTGTCGCAGCCGCGTCCCTCTGCATTGGCAACGGTGCCCACTGGCACCACAGCGGCCAGCTGCCGTCGCCGGCAGGGCGTCAACACGTATTCACTGTACAGTGGGCCgcggccgcagcagcagcgcaacTATCTGCAACGCTCGCGCGTCTCGAGGCCGCTGAGCATCAGCACCCTCAGCCCGCCCAGAAGTGTGCCCGCTCTGGGGGCAGGTGATCCTGACACTCTGACCCAGTCGCTGTACGTGGCCTCGCCGAGCGGCAGTGACCAGAGTCAGGGTGCTAACGTGCTGATGGAGGAGTCCTGGTACGTAACACCGCCACCATGCTTCACCTCGATTGGGCCAATCAATATGGAAACATCACCATTTGAGAATCTATTGATTGAGCATCCAAG CATGTCCGTTTATCGTAGTATTAGGTCCACCCAGGAGGGAACCGAAAGTTTTGTTAATCTTGATCTCGGTGTGTCGGCGGAGGTGCCGCAGCAGCGGGAGGAGCCCGAGTCGCAGGCTGAGGAGCCACAGGAGCAGCGCCAGGTGCTCCAGGAGCAGCGTGCCACCAACGCTCGCTTCGATCGCCATGCGGCTGCCCAGCTGAAGCAGCAGACGCTGGCTCGTCAGAGCCAGAAG agcaacaacaagaagcagcaccagcagctaTGCCGCAGTGCCATCAAGCGGGCCAACAAGGTGCGCGACTTCCAGGCCAAGGCCAACCGCCCGCGCCGCTCGGAGATGCAGCACTGCAAGCTGGTCAGCGGCGCCAACAACAACCGCAGCAAGTGCTGCTACTAG